Part of the Pomacea canaliculata isolate SZHN2017 linkage group LG11, ASM307304v1, whole genome shotgun sequence genome is shown below.
GAAGGAGCGCTTGTCGAATTTCTCCAATTTCATGGATGGCACAGAGAGGACAACATAATCAGACCGAAGAGAATGATTTGGGTGGTAAGGCTAGGCAGGTGAAAAGTAGCACAATGTGGCGATCGTGTGATCAATGCCAGTAAAGCTCGCGAGGAAAGGGTGTAGCGTGGTCCGCTTTTCGCCGAGGAGTACAACATCAGCGACATTATTCTGAGCTCTTTCAAGTTTGTCCAGCATGCAGTAAGATCAAAGAGTAAAAATGCAGCCGGTACAATTAAAAAGGCTCAAAGAACTTTCAGTTTATTACTTTATCTAGCTGTACAGATGTGAATCGCGCACACGCATAcgcatgcacatatatatatatgtatgcgcACCTACACAAACGACTTTAAATTGGTGGGCGGTGCAAATAACAAAATGAGTCCTCTTTCAATTACTGTAAAAGTCCCTCTCAGATGCATAGTAAACAAAAGGCAGTCGTCAGGGGAtgttggaagaaaagaaacgtggggaaagaaaacattttccagCATGAACAGATGATAATGAAACAGTGAGTTGACTGAACGGTCACTTGTTAATGTGAATGACTATACAACAACAGAATTTAGATATAGGTTTGTCCTTACGGGAAGTAATAAGCTGTCCTTGGCTGCACTGACATTTCCAGTGTGCATAATATATCTAGCCCGCCTGCTTCTTGGAAAAGAATccggaaaagaaaatatacttcCAGGAAGTCGTAAAGCGAAAGTACGATATTCCTCCAGGTAATCTTAGTAATCGCAATGCATGCCACATCACTCGAagttaaaatgaaagatttgatatgtttttatcttaaaaatttAGTACCCGATATAATGAGATCTTGCTTTAAAATGATCGCATCTTTGTAGCTTTGTGTAAAGTTTTGTTTCCTAGGACAAAATGCCACAATCTTATAAATCCACATGGTTTAAGGTTCTGATATTTTGAGGTTAAAATATAGATCACAGTTTCCTGACACCAGCTATGCAattaatgcaacattttttagAAACAGTTGTAGCTTTTACATTCGAAATTCGCGTGATATATCTTCCTTCTTGAAACAGATCGTTTCCTTTCAGGAATGTCCCCCACCCCCTTTACTATGGCTCACTACATTATTTGAATTGAGGACGTAGATTTATATAGATaagacacacacagatatacaaagTACTCACCTAATCCATCAAGAAAGACGATCCATCCTTTACCATTCTTTCACTTCTTTAGTATCCTAGACATGACAGACAAACTTCAAATTCAGTGTACTCCGTATGTTCGTGCCTTCAGGTCGACGACGTGGTTTCCCAGAACTGTTCACTTTCGAAATGCTAGAGATGTGTGAGGAATTACTGGATATGCCACGCCCGTCCTGATGTCATTCACGATGTGCTCTGTTGTTTTATAATGCCTAACACACGATAAAAAAAGTTCTGGTGAACTTTCATCGTCAGCAGTTTCAGATCTGCGCGTAAAGATACAACACAACGGTTGCTTAGCTCGTTACAAGgtggtattattattatgttaattTATAGACCACTTTATCCCACTATCAAAGATTTCTCAAAGCGCTTGAggacaaaatacaaacaacatatACAGAAGCACGCAACAGAAAACCTTATGCTTGTAGAAGGCCTTATCGCAGGATGGAAGGTATGTAGTTGGTATTTGCTCCAACTTCCACAACCTAATTTAAGAATTGTAAGCAAGGCTGCAAATGCTCCTGTCCACACCACGGTACAGTAAAGATGGCTGTATATGGCGCCCTGTCACTGCCTCTCACACAAGGTCAAGGCGCTTCAAAGCTTTTGGCGTGATGTCAGAATAAGCTGACGACATAAAGAATGACGTAGGTTGTAGAAGAGTGTGTAGTCCACGTCACAAGGTTGCGAGTACATAATCACATATTATACATAGTACACACAGTAATGTAATAGTGAAGTATATAGAGTAATATAATACATATAGTACATACAGTGCATACAGTGCATATaatacacacagtacacacaatATGTCGTAATACAGTATGTATAGAATACAATATACATTATAATATACAAGCACACATAGTACACACCGTACCGCTGCGGGCTTCAGCTACATCAAAAGAACGTGTGCTATTCTTTTACCCATCACCCACACTAACtctcttattaaaaaataaatttcactttgCATTTTATAAAAGCTGTACGTTTCGTTAACTCGCTAGCATGTTTGACCTTAACTTTACCTTTGACTCCTGCTAGCTTTAAAGGTAATTGCTGACAAATTCTGAACAGTGGTGCTTATTAGCTTTGCAAAAAATGCGCTGTGATTTTTAAACCATTATTTCCAGTGCGAATTGCATCATGTTCCATAGCTTGTTGCTTTTATAAaacttgttgttttgtcttatgAAATTTTCATCCTCTTGGCGAGAGGGGGGGACCCCACGTAGACTCAATGAACATGTTTGTGTTCTGTAAGAGAACTGCTTTCGATCTCTGTTTCAGATGCAGCTCTAACTTTAGCACCAGACACGGACTGCACATTACTTcgggattttaaaaaaatcagcaaattgCCTTCCGGCTTCTGATAATGCCAGTCCTagttttgttaacatttatagTGTGTTGCACAACATTTGTAAACTCCATCATCTCAAGGACAAGTCAACAGCTGCCGGGAGACTGCTGGTCAGCATTCAAGGGACGCAGTCAGTGTCCTGACTTCGGGACAGACTCCAGCAAGCAGGCATGGGAGAgattaaacaaaacatgttgCAGCGGTTTCGCAGGTCAGGATCTTCACTGCCAATACAGAAGCTTTCCTAATGGAACAGAAGTTCTGTACCCAGCGTGCGTGAAGACACGCCGCATTGAGCGAGGGTACACTGTGGAACTCGTCATAAACAATGCAAATTATCCCGAGCTGAAAGTAAACCCCTGCAACGAGGAAATTTTACGAGCCTCAGGTGAGAAACTCTTACGAGGTCGTCTCACCAAATGCGTGCTCTTTTCAGAAGCATGATTGCCAGACAGAGATAGGACAAATGCTGCTGTGTAAGGGGACCACGACAGAGGACAGCATGTGTGTCTGCGACAGCGGTCATGATCCAGTGGGGGAGAGACAGTGCAGGGAAGGTTTCAACCACGATGCAGCGTGTTCTTGTGCGCCAGCACCTCCTTGCGAGCTTGGCAAAGTTCGGAACATAACCCGCGGGCACCCTTTAGGTGGAAGCTGTGGTGCTGTCAAAGTTGTAACTGGCAATTACACATGTGTATCAGCTGTGGATGCCAAGACCACCACAACCATCAAAGAAGAATCTACACTTCAGGATGAGAGCTACACGACAACGCTTTCAACTTTTAATGTTACTGCTGGGGATATTTCCCACACCATACCTTTCTGTGGAAATGTGTGCTTTCTCCTGATCGGTATTGGAGTAGGAACACTATGTTCAGTAGTTCTGGCACTAACAGTATTAAAAATCTTGAAGAAGTTTTTTCCGGACTGCCTAAGGCCTCTTCAGAAATTTCTTACAACCCCTGCACCGACTCCCCAATGCAATGGAGCAGAAGTCAGAAGAATGACTGAAGACGATGACAACAGCACGGACGTGTAAccaaataattaaagaaatttaagaaacaaattgGATATGCGATTACCATGCGTTTGTTTTGCCAATGACTAGCACTCTCCGCAAAACCTTTTTCCCACCCATCAGAAAATGGCTGCCTATGAAGAAAGTACAAGTCAGAGGTAAACCAGGGTCTCCGTGGCCTTCGACACGATGAAGATTTTACAGTTCAGCCACTATAGCCTTTGATACCTTGTGTTacctttgtattttttctacatctttgttaatACTTTACAAAACCTCTTGAACATTGGTAGCATATTTATCGTATAGTAGAAACAGAAGACATGTCAGCCAAGCCAGAATGTGCCAGTTCTATtgttagttttttaattttattttatacggtgtcacggactagtccgtgcctccagtgtTTCTTCGCCTGAGTATGGTAgaaggaggtggaggggagcagGGTGGAGTAGCCCGCCCTGTGAGACTGCAGCGAGACTCTCTGGTCCCACTCGTTTCTTGAGTCTCACGACACACCTTGTTCCCGCTAGCAACTTCCAACACAGCTTCTTCACTTTTGCACACCGTCTTTACACACCGTCTGTGTTAATCCAAAGATCGCCCCCCTTAGGCTTTCAACTCTCGTCTATATATACTCCTGCCACACCCCACTCGGGGTGAGCACTTCATGCCTCGCTCACGAGGTCCACAACTCACGTGGTGCCCAAAAACACACGTGGTGTCCAGAGACCCACGATTTCCAACTATAACAGGACAATCACGCCCTCAACCTTCCATCCGTCCTCTCTTACACTGTTGACAATTACATGGCAGAGGGGTGACACACGGCGGGCTACTCCACCTtgctcccctccacctccttcTACCATACTCAGGTGAAGATCGAAacactggaggcacggactAGTCCGTGACATTCCTCCcttctcaaaaagaaaatgttgcaaaacatttttcgaAGCCATGGACATCCGTGACATACGgcatatttgtaaaataattgtagACACacttatttggaaaaaaaaaacatgtataaaaGCCTCCATAAATGTAGCTCAATGTTATGGACTCTATGTAAACGGTGGCGTCCTGCCAAACAATTCTACTTTTTATATATCAATTGATCGTGCCTTACTTACCATGGCCTCCAGATGTTTCTTCTCTTAAGAaaaatgatgtttttgttgggttttctAATTTTGTCGGATTGGCGGAGAGTTGCTTGCCTTATCATAGGACAAATTTGTTCAAATTCtcttaacagattttttttaaactgttgtcttttgtttcatGAAGGTACATTACAAACTGCTTCTCAACTGTCATACATGTCTTGGATAGTGCCAGAATTCGTGAACTGCTGATAACTTCAGCCACCTTTTACAAATTAATCCAATAAAAAGATTTCATTCTCCTAATAAATATCACTTCTGCAGCTGCGTCAACGATtgccttcagttttctttcGAGCTCGACCATGCATGCAACGCTTTCATTGTCTTCCTCTCCTTCGGCGTCGTCTGCTTTAGTTACATTGCGCACGTGATATCCTTTCGCGGATAAAATAGTCCTGTCATGTGTGATACTTTTTAAGTATATTATTATACtcaaattatacatatattactTGCCATCAATAATGCTTATTATTTTACTCCAGTTATTTTACagctttgttatattttgacTATTCTAAAATAATAGTTCCCTATCGAGATTTGTCTTTACCGCGTCGAAACTGTATCGTGTAGTGCTCCGCATGCCAAGTACTATTTTCAAGAATCCCCAACACAACCGATTTACAGTTTGTGTTGTTTAAGAACGATATTTCCTCAAGCGAattgaacaaaaattatttttatttggatgaCGGTTAGGGCGAATCAATGAAATATATAGCAACAATCATTACAGTCCAGAATTTCTGTGTATGGAAACCATGCACCCACATCGATCGAGCTTATAATTACTTATGCATTTGAGTATTTATTCTCTCTAAAGTAACGACGAAACGGTTTCAGAAATTTCATCATTCACATACCAGTGAAAAGAAGGAcaacgaacttgtattacttatacacgtccgtgaGAGGACTTCTATGATGTTGGTAAGTCTGAGCATGCAGTACTCGGAGAGAGAGCTGGGGTGGATGGCTCGAATGCGCGTCTGGAGAATGAAGTATTCTTGCTTCTCAGCACTTGTTTTCTATATTCTACCAGCAGCACGTAAATCTCGTGCATTTCCGCAAAGACTGAACTTTGTCTAGTGTTTGAAAGATTTGCTGCACAAGGAAGACTGACATAGTAACGCCAGCCTCTATAGTGATATTAGTCATTCTGCTGCTTTGTCATGTAGTTTTAAGTTCTAAATTTCTCCATCAAAATTTGGTCTGGTATtactcacatttttttaatgaaaaaataatatactatAATTTGTGCTTGACAAATTGCTGGTACTGATCTTCCATCTCTTCAATGTGCCTAACATATGTTAAGCAGGTCTGTAACAATTGTCCAACTTGTATTATCCAGCCAATGTTTAATGTTCTTCCATTAAGCAAGCCTTTTACTCAAAGTTTTGAATTTCTAAAACTGGTAATCCTTTTGCAACAGTTTGTAAAGCCAAGAATTCTGGTTCTGAATAAATGCATTTGTCAATTACTGATTTTTAATATGCATACTCGCAGCTTCACAAAATAATCACATACACACTTTGAATAAAACAGActgattaaaatttatttcttacaagCCAGTATCCAACCAAATAAACAAGATGAAGCATTGTCATTTGTAGTTAAAACAAGTGagcataaatatacacatactgGCAACTAACCACACAAACCATACATACACAGTGGAATAGGCAAAATGCTTCTCCTTTAAATAATTTGCTGTTTATATTTAATGATTGTGTGAGTGGGCCATCTCTTCACATTCCAATAACTGAAAAAGCAACTCCACAACACTGGAGTGACGTGGATGGttcaaaaacaaatgttcaaTTCATATATATAATGCACAGTCAATTTTCTTTATGAAATTATTGGCTCCAAGTCTTTCAAGTTATGTTTCTAGCGTGCCATTTTGTCAAAACAGTTCTTAAAGTGGTCTTTAGGCAAATGAAGTGCTTAAGTAGAAGCTTCAAAGGATAAATGTCCCCAAAATGAAAACTGACATCTAATTTtgcaatacacacacatattctcttaatcatgcatgcatgcatccaCATACACCTTTCAATTCTATCTCTCATTGTCCTGTAGACATCAGTGGCTTATCTCTCATCAACTTCATAATTGTTAAGACTAAGTTTTCTTATCACATCCTCTGGCATGCAGTAGACAGGATTCACAGGCAGCACAGACTTATCTCCAAGCAATGACAGCCCTGCTAACCCAAACAGTGTGTGGAATGGGTCCACCTggcacaataaaaaaaattcttgtttcaGTCAAGTACatctaaagttatttttattttaactaagattttttgctttattctctttttcctGACTACATGGCGAATCAAAATACAAATTAggttaaagaataaaatgaatttttgtaaaaatttgagGTTGTCAAAAATACTAGACTGGGCAGTCCATGGAGGCCACCATGTTTCTGTATTCAGCGTTACAACAGAAGaagataacattattttttattatgtaacTCACCATGTCACCAGGTCTGTCTGCAAACCCACCAGTTTCTTCATCCTGACAAGCTAAAATGAAGCGCCTCAGTTTTTCCTTGTCACAGCAGGTACCACATATagtcaaatatttattataaaaaggtgaatttaaataaaatataatatatttgtctataaaaatatcagttgCAACATAATTCATTTCTCTCTGAAATGTACCAATGATTTATtgcttatattttctttaacataGCAATGGAGCACCTTTTGTGACTCATATAGTAGATTTCAAAGTCTAATCCATGGAATTACATTTCAGATAGGCATTCAAGTACTAACAGTGAATTatgtaaaactgaaaacaagTTGAGATAAATGACTGGTACAGAACCAGTTATCATACATATGGTTAATCCCATGATGGCACACTAAGAATGGAGTGGATAAAttggagaaaaaggaagactAATGATAAAATATGGGATGCAGAAAATACCACACCTTGTCAATCCAGTGAAGACGCCCAATGATTGCCATGGAAGCAAGGACCCACCATGAGTAACAGACATCTGGGAGTTTTTCAGGGCGACCTAAATCCATGAAGAATTTTGATCAACATTCACTGTTTTATTGCTTGGGTAATATCAAGTTAGTCCTACAGCCCAAAGCCCAGAAGTTTTTCAAAGCCACTCTTCtgttaattaacaaataaatgtatCAACAGTAACCATAGGAATTCCCAAAATGAGCATATGAACacattttgttcctttctttgtccaAAACActtatattaaaattaatagcTGTCTTCAGTGCTATCTCAGCAGTGTTTCTGATATCTGTTACAAAAAGGTAGGTGTGAGGGGAACTCTTGGAACACTCCAGGTCCctcacattttatattttaaactatatgatttttcatttttatattttaagttatatgcagtaaagaaaatcccaagacctgaggaaaaaaatattttacccaaTTTAGTGCACTTCAAATAagagtgtatttaaaaaaaagtttttcaatttattttattaaatgacaaagacaatcCAGTGCCAAAAAATTATGGTTGTTACCATTTAGCCCTCCAGATGGCAACTGTCTTTCACACAACCACCAACCCAGGCGATCAGCATCCACATTATGCAGGTGCCCTGTGATAGCCAGGAAACCAACACAACAATAGATCTGAAAATGGATTAGCATAGCAACACTTATGTAGCCACAGCATCAACAGTAGAGAAATTCACAGATAATGAAAGAACACAACTCAAGTCCACTTaacacagagaggaaaaaaaataaagcagaaaagtaTTCACCTTAAGACAGAATGTGTGAAATTAGAAAGTTTAGAAAGATAATGTATTATACAAAACATAGAAgattgtttaaaatgaaaaataaaaactgtaccTGTCCACTATGTGATTCGCTGCCTGGTCGGCAACCAAAACCTCCATCAAAGTTCATACAGCTAAGAACAAATTCTACTGCTTTGTCAACATTCATAGCATCTTGACGGCCCTAAATAACATCCAAAAGCACAACTTTCatcaaataatataataaaaaatatccatGACAATAACTGtgtgtaaaagtttttttaatgtcatgtaaacaataatttctaGGTGCTTTGCAATAGTTGTCAGATgcagcaagaacaagaaaaatattgcttccaaatgaaaaaaaccccattaGATCGACACTAACTTTAGTTAGATACAGTTTTGTTATTTCACATAAAGTTTCTGTTTCAGTCTCAAAACAggctaaatattttaaatacaaagcaaaattaaCTGTCATtccaaaaaggtaaaaaaaatgtatttcaattaatgcattttaaaatgttttaaaaaataaacaaggtgTGAAAATTGAAACAAAGAATCATGAAGTGCATCTTTCTTTTCAGGATATAGTAcacagaaatggaagaaaagttGGGATAAATATTCTGAAACATGCATGCTAAATTACTTTAACTCATGGGAACTGGGTTCTGACGTACCAGAAGTGTGAGGCATGCTGTAGCACAGAAGGAAAATCGTGTGTCCACTTCACCTGGAGGGAAAATCCACACCAACAATCAAGATATCTCTGATGCGCTATCAAACTGTACTTAATCAAGACAGACAGATCCATGCAACtcagctgtagctatgaagataTTTGTAGAAGATACCTGTAGGTTGGAACTGTATAGAAAGAGTTAATTTAAAAGACCTTACAATATCTTAAGTGTAATATCTTAATTTCAATTTGCAACAGATTGTTGTGATAATGTTCATGGTTGACAAAATTCTCTGACAGTGCCTGTGAGAACcagattttactttttctactAAGAAAGGTGAAGAGGACAGAATTTCCAGCAAGTGAAGGAATCAAAAGATTAAATGACCTCACAGCCTGAACTAACAATTCAAACAACTAAATAAAATCTTTCCTGAAAATACAACTTACAATatataaaggaaaatatatattggaataatttctctctcacacaaacacattcccagcaacagtagataTAGTTGGTGATCTtaggctagtacaagatcatGGCTTAGTAGAGTTGATTAAGTAAATGAATGTATTGCAGTGAAgattggttctgcatacaggcattgCATACTTACAGCCAGACTGCAAAAGTCAACTCACATACCAATACATTATCAGAAATAGAATGCGGGATGCCTTtctgaggatttgctgatgacaaaaagctgccaagtccctctgcctgATTCTGGTGATCATGGAACAGGTATTTTTTGTTGAGACAAGACTCTTCCTGTTCTTTAATGACAGGCCGTGGAACCAAGTGATGAAAGAAATCCTTTCATTTTACTTACCCCACTTATCACCATAGAAACTGCCATCTTCCTGCTGCATGCTGACAACCCATTTTACAAGGTTGTCTATATCAATTTCATCAACTGCATCATACAGCGTCAAAATctgcaaagtaaaatattaaaaacaagtaAGCAGCACCAGACCGAAAAAGGTACCCTAGTAAAGAAACAGAGTTGAAGGCTTCAAAGCTGTGAATTTTTtcattggtttaaaaaaatgtacattaaaCAAAAACCCTGAGAAATTAtagttcacaatttttttttaaatatatataattatatgcttattttaatgcaaattttattacgtttcttttaacttaatttttttctctttggtttGATATGAGGTATATTAAGCCAcagaacatttcaaataaatgaactATGATACTCATTTGAATAAAGAAAAGCTCAGAAAGGAATTAGCTATACTATC
Proteins encoded:
- the LOC112575107 gene encoding LOW QUALITY PROTEIN: geranylgeranyl transferase type-2 subunit beta-like (The sequence of the model RefSeq protein was modified relative to this genomic sequence to represent the inferred CDS: deleted 1 base in 1 codon); the protein is MGTPVKDVILPDNAPKELLLQKHADYIAAYGNKKDDYEYIITEYLRMNGMYWGLTAIALANQLDRMDRTEVISFVKACQTECGGMSCSIGHDPHILSTLSAVQILTLYDAVDEIDIDNLVKWVVSMQQEDGSFYGDKWGEVDTRFSFCATACLTLLGRQDAMNVDKAVEFVLSCMNFDGGFGCRPGSESHSGQIYCCVGFLAITGHLHNVDADRLGWWLCERQLPSGGLNGRPEKLPDVCYSWWVLASMAIIGRLHWIDKEKLRRFILACQDEETGGFADRPGDMVDPFHTLFGLAGLSLLGDKSVLPVNPVYCMPEDVIRKLSLNNYEVDER